One genomic segment of Gorilla gorilla gorilla isolate KB3781 chromosome 23, NHGRI_mGorGor1-v2.1_pri, whole genome shotgun sequence includes these proteins:
- the MED15 gene encoding mediator of RNA polymerase II transcription subunit 15 isoform X2: protein MRTSPALMEDKEGAFLAGSVVSEDAMRKAGVAHSKSSKDMESHVFLKAKTRDEYLSLVARLIIHFRDIHNKKSQASVSDPMNALQSLTGGPAAGAAGIGMPPRGPGQSLGGMGSLGAMGQPMSLSGQPPPGTSGMAPHSMAVVSTATPQTQLQLQQVALQQQQQQQQFQQQQQAALQQQQQQQQQQQFQAQQSAMQQQFQAVVQQQQQQLQQQQQQQQHLIKLHHQNQQQIQQQQQQLQRIAQLQLQQQQQQQQQQQQALQAQPPIQQPPMQQPQPPPSQALPQQLQQMHHTQHHQPPPQPQQPPVAQNQPSQLPPQSQTQPLVSQAQALPGQMLYTQPPLKFVRAPMVVQQPPVQPQVQQQTAVQTAQAAQMVAPGVQMITEALAQGGMHIRARFPPTTAVSAIPSSSIPLGRQPMAQVSQSSLPMLSSPSPGQQVQTPQSMPPPPQPSPQPGQPSSQPNSNVSSGPAPSPSSFLPSPSPQPSQSPVTARTPQNFSVPSPGPLNTPVNPSSVMSPAGSSQAEEQQYLDKLKQLSKYIEPLRRMINKIDKNEDRKKDLSKMKSLLDILTDPSKRCPLKTLQKCEIALEKLKNDMAVPTPPPPPVPPTKQQYLCQPLLDAVLANIRSPVFNHSLYRTFVPAMTAIHGPPITAPVVCTRKRRLEDDERQSIPSVLQGEVARLDPKFLVNLDPSHCSNNGTVHLICKLDDKDLPSVPPLELSVPADYPAQSPLWIDRQWQYDANPFLQSVHRCMTSRLLQLPDKHSVTALLNTWAQSVHQACLSAA from the exons GACGAATACCTTTCTCTCGTGGCCAGGCTCATTATCCATTTTCGAGACATTC ATAACAAGAAATCTCAAGCTTCCGTCAGTG ATCCTATGAATGCACTCCAGAGCCTGACTGGCGGACCTGCTGCGGGAGCCGCTGGAATTGGCATGCCTCCTCGGGGCCCGGGACAGTCTCTGGGCGGGATGGGTAGCCTTGGTGCCATGGGACAGCCAATGTCTCTCTCAGGGCAGCCGCCTCCTGGGACCTCGGGGATGGCCCCTCACAGCATGGCTGTCGTGTCTACGGCAACTCCACAGA CCCAGCTGCAGCTCCAGCAGGTGgcgctgcagcagcagcagcaacagcagcagttccagcagcagcagcaggcggcgctacagcagcagcagcagcagcagcaacagcagcagttcCAGGCTCAGCAGAGTGCCATGCAGCAGCAGTTCCAAGCAGtagtgcagcagcagcagcagcagcttcagcagcagcagcagcagcagcagcatctaaTTAAATTGCATCATCAAAATCAGCAACAG atacagcagcagcaacagcagctgcAGCGAATAGCACAGCTGCAGCTccagcaacagcaacagcagcagcagcagcagcagcaggcttTGCAGGCCCAGCCACCAATTCAGCAGCCACCGATGCAGCAACCACAGCCTCCGCCCTCCCAGGCTCTGCCCCAGCAGCTGCAGCAGATGCATCACACACAGCACCACCAGCCGCCACCACAGCCCCAGCAGCCTCCAGTTGCTCAGAACCAACCATCACAACTCCCGCCACAGTCGCAGACCCAGCCTTTGGTGTCACAGGCGCAAGCTCTCCCTGGACAAATGTTGTATACCCAACCACCACTGAAATTT GTCCGAGCTCCGATGGTGGTGCAGCAGCCCCCAGTGCAGCCCCAGGTGCAGCAGCAGACAGCAGTACAGACAGCTCAGGCTGCCCAGATGGTGGCTCCCGGAGTCCAG ATGATCACGGAAGCCTTGGCCCAAGGTGGGATGCACATAAGAGCCCGGTTCCCGCCCACCACCGCTGTGTCCGCCATCCCGTCAAGCTCCATCCCTTTGGGCAGACAGCCCATGGCACAG GTCAGCCAGAGCAGCCTCCCCATGCTGTCATCGCCGTCACCGGGCCAGCAGGTACAGACCCCGCAGTCGATGCCCCCTCCCCCCCAGCCGTCCCCGCAGCCCGGCCAGCCCAGCTCACAGCCCAACTCCAACGTCAG CTCTGGCCCTGCCCCGTCTCCCAGTAGCTTCCTGCCCAGCCCCTCACCGCAGCCCTCCCAGAGCCCAGTGACAGCGCGGACCCCACAGAACTTCAGTGTCCCCTCACCTGGACCTTTAAACACACCTG TGAACCCCAGCTCTGTCATGAGCCCAGCTGGCTCCAGCCAGGCTGAGGAGCAGCAGTACCTGGACAAGCTGAAGCAGCTGTCGAAGTACATTGAGCCCCTGCGCCGCATGATCAACAAGATCGACAAGAACGAAG ACAGAAAAAAGGACCTGAGTAAGATGAAGAGCCTTCTGGACATTCTGACAGACCCCTCGAAGCG GTGTCCCCTGAAGACCTTGCAAAAGTGTGAGATCGCCCTGGAGAAACTCAAGAATGACATGGCGGTG CCCACTCCCCCACCGCCCCCGGTGCCACCGACCAAACAGCAGTACCTATGCCAGCCGCTCCTGGATGCCGTCCTGGCCAACATCCGCTCACCTGTCTTCAACCATTCCCTGTACCGCACATTCGTTCCAGCCATGACCGCCATTCACGGCCCACCCATCAC GGCCCCGGTGGTGTGCACCCGGAAGCGCAGGCTTGAGGATGATGAGCGGCAGAGCATCCCCAGTGTGCTCCAGGGTGAGGTGGCCAGGCTGGACCCCAAGTTCCTGGTAAACCTGGACCCTTCTCACTGCAGCAACAATGGCACTGTCCACCTGATCTGCAAGCTGG ATGACAAGGACCTCCCGAGTGTGCCACCACTGGAGCTCAGTGTGCCCGCTGACTATCCTGCCCAAAGCCCGCTGTGGATCGACCGGCAGTGGCAGTACG ACGCCAACCCCTTCCTCCAGTCGGTGCACCGCTGCATGACCTCCAGGCTGCTGCAGCTCCCGGACAAGCACTCGGTCACCGCCTTGCTCAACACCTGGGCCCAGAGCGTCCACCAGGCCTGCCTCTCAGCCGCCTAG
- the MED15 gene encoding mediator of RNA polymerase II transcription subunit 15 isoform X3: MDVSGQETDWRSTAFRQKLVSQIEDAMRKAGVAHSKSSKDMESHVFLKAKTRDEYLSLVARLIIHFRDIHNKKSQASVSDPMNALQSLTGGPAAGAAGIGMPPRGPGQSLGGMGSLGAMGQPMSLSGQPPPGTSGMAPHSMAVVSTATPQTQLQLQQVALQQQQQQQQFQQQQQAALQQQQQQQQQQQFQAQQSAMQQQFQAVVQQQQQQLQQQQQQQQHLIKLHHQNQQQIQQQQQQLQRIAQLQLQQQQQQQQQQQQALQAQPPIQQPPMQQPQPPPSQALPQQLQQMHHTQHHQPPPQPQQPPVAQNQPSQLPPQSQTQPLVSQAQALPGQMLYTQPPLKFVRAPMVVQQPPVQPQVQQQTAVQTAQAAQMVAPGVQVSQSSLPMLSSPSPGQQVQTPQSMPPPPQPSPQPGQPSSQPNSNVSSGPAPSPSSFLPSPSPQPSQSPVTARTPQNFSVPSPGPLNTPVNPSSVMSPAGSSQAEEQQYLDKLKQLSKYIEPLRRMINKIDKNEDRKKDLSKMKSLLDILTDPSKRCPLKTLQKCEIALEKLKNDMAVPTPPPPPVPPTKQQYLCQPLLDAVLANIRSPVFNHSLYRTFVPAMTAIHGPPITAPVVCTRKRRLEDDERQSIPSVLQGEVARLDPKFLVNLDPSHCSNNGTVHLICKLDDKDLPSVPPLELSVPADYPAQSPLWIDRQWQYDANPFLQSVHRCMTSRLLQLPDKHSVTALLNTWAQSVHQACLSAA; encoded by the exons GACGAATACCTTTCTCTCGTGGCCAGGCTCATTATCCATTTTCGAGACATTC ATAACAAGAAATCTCAAGCTTCCGTCAGTG ATCCTATGAATGCACTCCAGAGCCTGACTGGCGGACCTGCTGCGGGAGCCGCTGGAATTGGCATGCCTCCTCGGGGCCCGGGACAGTCTCTGGGCGGGATGGGTAGCCTTGGTGCCATGGGACAGCCAATGTCTCTCTCAGGGCAGCCGCCTCCTGGGACCTCGGGGATGGCCCCTCACAGCATGGCTGTCGTGTCTACGGCAACTCCACAGA CCCAGCTGCAGCTCCAGCAGGTGgcgctgcagcagcagcagcaacagcagcagttccagcagcagcagcaggcggcgctacagcagcagcagcagcagcagcaacagcagcagttcCAGGCTCAGCAGAGTGCCATGCAGCAGCAGTTCCAAGCAGtagtgcagcagcagcagcagcagcttcagcagcagcagcagcagcagcagcatctaaTTAAATTGCATCATCAAAATCAGCAACAG atacagcagcagcaacagcagctgcAGCGAATAGCACAGCTGCAGCTccagcaacagcaacagcagcagcagcagcagcagcaggcttTGCAGGCCCAGCCACCAATTCAGCAGCCACCGATGCAGCAACCACAGCCTCCGCCCTCCCAGGCTCTGCCCCAGCAGCTGCAGCAGATGCATCACACACAGCACCACCAGCCGCCACCACAGCCCCAGCAGCCTCCAGTTGCTCAGAACCAACCATCACAACTCCCGCCACAGTCGCAGACCCAGCCTTTGGTGTCACAGGCGCAAGCTCTCCCTGGACAAATGTTGTATACCCAACCACCACTGAAATTT GTCCGAGCTCCGATGGTGGTGCAGCAGCCCCCAGTGCAGCCCCAGGTGCAGCAGCAGACAGCAGTACAGACAGCTCAGGCTGCCCAGATGGTGGCTCCCGGAGTCCAG GTCAGCCAGAGCAGCCTCCCCATGCTGTCATCGCCGTCACCGGGCCAGCAGGTACAGACCCCGCAGTCGATGCCCCCTCCCCCCCAGCCGTCCCCGCAGCCCGGCCAGCCCAGCTCACAGCCCAACTCCAACGTCAG CTCTGGCCCTGCCCCGTCTCCCAGTAGCTTCCTGCCCAGCCCCTCACCGCAGCCCTCCCAGAGCCCAGTGACAGCGCGGACCCCACAGAACTTCAGTGTCCCCTCACCTGGACCTTTAAACACACCTG TGAACCCCAGCTCTGTCATGAGCCCAGCTGGCTCCAGCCAGGCTGAGGAGCAGCAGTACCTGGACAAGCTGAAGCAGCTGTCGAAGTACATTGAGCCCCTGCGCCGCATGATCAACAAGATCGACAAGAACGAAG ACAGAAAAAAGGACCTGAGTAAGATGAAGAGCCTTCTGGACATTCTGACAGACCCCTCGAAGCG GTGTCCCCTGAAGACCTTGCAAAAGTGTGAGATCGCCCTGGAGAAACTCAAGAATGACATGGCGGTG CCCACTCCCCCACCGCCCCCGGTGCCACCGACCAAACAGCAGTACCTATGCCAGCCGCTCCTGGATGCCGTCCTGGCCAACATCCGCTCACCTGTCTTCAACCATTCCCTGTACCGCACATTCGTTCCAGCCATGACCGCCATTCACGGCCCACCCATCAC GGCCCCGGTGGTGTGCACCCGGAAGCGCAGGCTTGAGGATGATGAGCGGCAGAGCATCCCCAGTGTGCTCCAGGGTGAGGTGGCCAGGCTGGACCCCAAGTTCCTGGTAAACCTGGACCCTTCTCACTGCAGCAACAATGGCACTGTCCACCTGATCTGCAAGCTGG ATGACAAGGACCTCCCGAGTGTGCCACCACTGGAGCTCAGTGTGCCCGCTGACTATCCTGCCCAAAGCCCGCTGTGGATCGACCGGCAGTGGCAGTACG ACGCCAACCCCTTCCTCCAGTCGGTGCACCGCTGCATGACCTCCAGGCTGCTGCAGCTCCCGGACAAGCACTCGGTCACCGCCTTGCTCAACACCTGGGCCCAGAGCGTCCACCAGGCCTGCCTCTCAGCCGCCTAG
- the MED15 gene encoding mediator of RNA polymerase II transcription subunit 15 isoform X8: protein MDVSGQETDWRSTAFRQKLVSQIEDAMRKAGVAHSKSSKDMESHVFLKAKTRDEYLSLVARLIIHFRDIHNKKSQASVSAQLQLQQVALQQQQQQQQFQQQQQAALQQQQQQQQQQQFQAQQSAMQQQFQAVVQQQQQQLQQQQQQQQHLIKLHHQNQQQIQQQQQQLQRIAQLQLQQQQQQQQQQQQALQAQPPIQQPPMQQPQPPPSQALPQQLQQMHHTQHHQPPPQPQQPPVAQNQPSQLPPQSQTQPLVSQAQALPGQMLYTQPPLKFVRAPMVVQQPPVQPQVQQQTAVQTAQAAQMVAPGVQVSQSSLPMLSSPSPGQQVQTPQSMPPPPQPSPQPGQPSSQPNSNVSSGPAPSPSSFLPSPSPQPSQSPVTARTPQNFSVPSPGPLNTPVNPSSVMSPAGSSQAEEQQYLDKLKQLSKYIEPLRRMINKIDKNEDRKKDLSKMKSLLDILTDPSKRCPLKTLQKCEIALEKLKNDMAVPTPPPPPVPPTKQQYLCQPLLDAVLANIRSPVFNHSLYRTFVPAMTAIHGPPITAPVVCTRKRRLEDDERQSIPSVLQGEVARLDPKFLVNLDPSHCSNNGTVHLICKLDDKDLPSVPPLELSVPADYPAQSPLWIDRQWQYDANPFLQSVHRCMTSRLLQLPDKHSVTALLNTWAQSVHQACLSAA from the exons GACGAATACCTTTCTCTCGTGGCCAGGCTCATTATCCATTTTCGAGACATTC ATAACAAGAAATCTCAAGCTTCCGTCAGTG CCCAGCTGCAGCTCCAGCAGGTGgcgctgcagcagcagcagcaacagcagcagttccagcagcagcagcaggcggcgctacagcagcagcagcagcagcagcaacagcagcagttcCAGGCTCAGCAGAGTGCCATGCAGCAGCAGTTCCAAGCAGtagtgcagcagcagcagcagcagcttcagcagcagcagcagcagcagcagcatctaaTTAAATTGCATCATCAAAATCAGCAACAG atacagcagcagcaacagcagctgcAGCGAATAGCACAGCTGCAGCTccagcaacagcaacagcagcagcagcagcagcagcaggcttTGCAGGCCCAGCCACCAATTCAGCAGCCACCGATGCAGCAACCACAGCCTCCGCCCTCCCAGGCTCTGCCCCAGCAGCTGCAGCAGATGCATCACACACAGCACCACCAGCCGCCACCACAGCCCCAGCAGCCTCCAGTTGCTCAGAACCAACCATCACAACTCCCGCCACAGTCGCAGACCCAGCCTTTGGTGTCACAGGCGCAAGCTCTCCCTGGACAAATGTTGTATACCCAACCACCACTGAAATTT GTCCGAGCTCCGATGGTGGTGCAGCAGCCCCCAGTGCAGCCCCAGGTGCAGCAGCAGACAGCAGTACAGACAGCTCAGGCTGCCCAGATGGTGGCTCCCGGAGTCCAG GTCAGCCAGAGCAGCCTCCCCATGCTGTCATCGCCGTCACCGGGCCAGCAGGTACAGACCCCGCAGTCGATGCCCCCTCCCCCCCAGCCGTCCCCGCAGCCCGGCCAGCCCAGCTCACAGCCCAACTCCAACGTCAG CTCTGGCCCTGCCCCGTCTCCCAGTAGCTTCCTGCCCAGCCCCTCACCGCAGCCCTCCCAGAGCCCAGTGACAGCGCGGACCCCACAGAACTTCAGTGTCCCCTCACCTGGACCTTTAAACACACCTG TGAACCCCAGCTCTGTCATGAGCCCAGCTGGCTCCAGCCAGGCTGAGGAGCAGCAGTACCTGGACAAGCTGAAGCAGCTGTCGAAGTACATTGAGCCCCTGCGCCGCATGATCAACAAGATCGACAAGAACGAAG ACAGAAAAAAGGACCTGAGTAAGATGAAGAGCCTTCTGGACATTCTGACAGACCCCTCGAAGCG GTGTCCCCTGAAGACCTTGCAAAAGTGTGAGATCGCCCTGGAGAAACTCAAGAATGACATGGCGGTG CCCACTCCCCCACCGCCCCCGGTGCCACCGACCAAACAGCAGTACCTATGCCAGCCGCTCCTGGATGCCGTCCTGGCCAACATCCGCTCACCTGTCTTCAACCATTCCCTGTACCGCACATTCGTTCCAGCCATGACCGCCATTCACGGCCCACCCATCAC GGCCCCGGTGGTGTGCACCCGGAAGCGCAGGCTTGAGGATGATGAGCGGCAGAGCATCCCCAGTGTGCTCCAGGGTGAGGTGGCCAGGCTGGACCCCAAGTTCCTGGTAAACCTGGACCCTTCTCACTGCAGCAACAATGGCACTGTCCACCTGATCTGCAAGCTGG ATGACAAGGACCTCCCGAGTGTGCCACCACTGGAGCTCAGTGTGCCCGCTGACTATCCTGCCCAAAGCCCGCTGTGGATCGACCGGCAGTGGCAGTACG ACGCCAACCCCTTCCTCCAGTCGGTGCACCGCTGCATGACCTCCAGGCTGCTGCAGCTCCCGGACAAGCACTCGGTCACCGCCTTGCTCAACACCTGGGCCCAGAGCGTCCACCAGGCCTGCCTCTCAGCCGCCTAG
- the MED15 gene encoding mediator of RNA polymerase II transcription subunit 15 isoform X5 — translation MRTSPALMEDKEGAFLAGSVVSEDAMRKAGVAHSKSSKDMESHVFLKAKTRDEYLSLVARLIIHFRDIHNKKSQASVSDPMNALQSLTGGPAAGAAGIGMPPRGPGQSLGGMGSLGAMGQPMSLSGQPPPGTSGMAPHSMAVVSTATPQTQLQLQQVALQQQQQQQQFQQQQQAALQQQQQQQQQQQFQAQQSAMQQQFQAVVQQQQQQLQQQQQQQQHLIKLHHQNQQQIQQQQQQLQRIAQLQLQQQQQQQQQQQQALQAQPPIQQPPMQQPQPPPSQALPQQLQQMHHTQHHQPPPQPQQPPVAQNQPSQLPPQSQTQPLVSQAQALPGQMLYTQPPLKFVRAPMVVQQPPVQPQVQQQTAVQTAQAAQMVAPGVQVSQSSLPMLSSPSPGQQVQTPQSMPPPPQPSPQPGQPSSQPNSNVSSGPAPSPSSFLPSPSPQPSQSPVTARTPQNFSVPSPGPLNTPVNPSSVMSPAGSSQAEEQQYLDKLKQLSKYIEPLRRMINKIDKNEDRKKDLSKMKSLLDILTDPSKRCPLKTLQKCEIALEKLKNDMAVPTPPPPPVPPTKQQYLCQPLLDAVLANIRSPVFNHSLYRTFVPAMTAIHGPPITAPVVCTRKRRLEDDERQSIPSVLQGEVARLDPKFLVNLDPSHCSNNGTVHLICKLDDKDLPSVPPLELSVPADYPAQSPLWIDRQWQYDANPFLQSVHRCMTSRLLQLPDKHSVTALLNTWAQSVHQACLSAA, via the exons GACGAATACCTTTCTCTCGTGGCCAGGCTCATTATCCATTTTCGAGACATTC ATAACAAGAAATCTCAAGCTTCCGTCAGTG ATCCTATGAATGCACTCCAGAGCCTGACTGGCGGACCTGCTGCGGGAGCCGCTGGAATTGGCATGCCTCCTCGGGGCCCGGGACAGTCTCTGGGCGGGATGGGTAGCCTTGGTGCCATGGGACAGCCAATGTCTCTCTCAGGGCAGCCGCCTCCTGGGACCTCGGGGATGGCCCCTCACAGCATGGCTGTCGTGTCTACGGCAACTCCACAGA CCCAGCTGCAGCTCCAGCAGGTGgcgctgcagcagcagcagcaacagcagcagttccagcagcagcagcaggcggcgctacagcagcagcagcagcagcagcaacagcagcagttcCAGGCTCAGCAGAGTGCCATGCAGCAGCAGTTCCAAGCAGtagtgcagcagcagcagcagcagcttcagcagcagcagcagcagcagcagcatctaaTTAAATTGCATCATCAAAATCAGCAACAG atacagcagcagcaacagcagctgcAGCGAATAGCACAGCTGCAGCTccagcaacagcaacagcagcagcagcagcagcagcaggcttTGCAGGCCCAGCCACCAATTCAGCAGCCACCGATGCAGCAACCACAGCCTCCGCCCTCCCAGGCTCTGCCCCAGCAGCTGCAGCAGATGCATCACACACAGCACCACCAGCCGCCACCACAGCCCCAGCAGCCTCCAGTTGCTCAGAACCAACCATCACAACTCCCGCCACAGTCGCAGACCCAGCCTTTGGTGTCACAGGCGCAAGCTCTCCCTGGACAAATGTTGTATACCCAACCACCACTGAAATTT GTCCGAGCTCCGATGGTGGTGCAGCAGCCCCCAGTGCAGCCCCAGGTGCAGCAGCAGACAGCAGTACAGACAGCTCAGGCTGCCCAGATGGTGGCTCCCGGAGTCCAG GTCAGCCAGAGCAGCCTCCCCATGCTGTCATCGCCGTCACCGGGCCAGCAGGTACAGACCCCGCAGTCGATGCCCCCTCCCCCCCAGCCGTCCCCGCAGCCCGGCCAGCCCAGCTCACAGCCCAACTCCAACGTCAG CTCTGGCCCTGCCCCGTCTCCCAGTAGCTTCCTGCCCAGCCCCTCACCGCAGCCCTCCCAGAGCCCAGTGACAGCGCGGACCCCACAGAACTTCAGTGTCCCCTCACCTGGACCTTTAAACACACCTG TGAACCCCAGCTCTGTCATGAGCCCAGCTGGCTCCAGCCAGGCTGAGGAGCAGCAGTACCTGGACAAGCTGAAGCAGCTGTCGAAGTACATTGAGCCCCTGCGCCGCATGATCAACAAGATCGACAAGAACGAAG ACAGAAAAAAGGACCTGAGTAAGATGAAGAGCCTTCTGGACATTCTGACAGACCCCTCGAAGCG GTGTCCCCTGAAGACCTTGCAAAAGTGTGAGATCGCCCTGGAGAAACTCAAGAATGACATGGCGGTG CCCACTCCCCCACCGCCCCCGGTGCCACCGACCAAACAGCAGTACCTATGCCAGCCGCTCCTGGATGCCGTCCTGGCCAACATCCGCTCACCTGTCTTCAACCATTCCCTGTACCGCACATTCGTTCCAGCCATGACCGCCATTCACGGCCCACCCATCAC GGCCCCGGTGGTGTGCACCCGGAAGCGCAGGCTTGAGGATGATGAGCGGCAGAGCATCCCCAGTGTGCTCCAGGGTGAGGTGGCCAGGCTGGACCCCAAGTTCCTGGTAAACCTGGACCCTTCTCACTGCAGCAACAATGGCACTGTCCACCTGATCTGCAAGCTGG ATGACAAGGACCTCCCGAGTGTGCCACCACTGGAGCTCAGTGTGCCCGCTGACTATCCTGCCCAAAGCCCGCTGTGGATCGACCGGCAGTGGCAGTACG ACGCCAACCCCTTCCTCCAGTCGGTGCACCGCTGCATGACCTCCAGGCTGCTGCAGCTCCCGGACAAGCACTCGGTCACCGCCTTGCTCAACACCTGGGCCCAGAGCGTCCACCAGGCCTGCCTCTCAGCCGCCTAG